The nucleotide window GCGGGCTGGGGGCGGCCGGAATGGGCTCAGGTTGCGCCCTGAGAAAAGGGTCCACTGGGAGGCAGGAAAGGCGGCCCCGAAATTTTTTATTTATTTTGGACCCTTTCGTTTCCGATAAAAAGAATGCCGGCGTATCCAGAAAAAAGTTCTTATGCGCTACAAACTTTCTTGACAATCAGAGCTTCCGATGCTATTAAAAAATTGAATAGACACTCCAGGGCCGGGGCCGCCACCCCGAGACCCAAAAAGGAGGCCCAAAATGTTGGAAGGCATCCTCCTCCTCACCCTCTGGATCAGCTGCGCCACCCTCCACACCATCTACGACCTCAAGGTCAAGCCCCTCATCCAGGACAAGCTCGACCACTGGGGCGAGGCGCCGCACTAAAGATCGCCGGCTGCGGCGTCGCTTCGGCTCGTCCCAGGGGGCTCGTTACGAGAGGCCGATCACGAGACGGACGACGATGAAGTCCCATGGATGGCCCGGCAAGGCCATCCCCCAAAAAAAATCCATCAGGAAGGAGTGCTGTGTCCATGGCCAACCAAACCGCTGCGATCCCCGTCGAAAAAACCCTCACCGTCACCTCGTCCCGCGCCTACAACGCGGCCGTCGCCCTCTTCGGGCTGCTGACCGCCGTGGGCGTGGCCTTCGGCATCCACGCCTTCTTCGCCGGCCACGAGGCCGTCTACGGCGTCACCCGAGAGGTCCCCTGGGGCCTCCTCATCGCCACCTACGTCTTCTTCGTGGTCACCTCCACGGGCCTCTGCCTGGTCTCCTCCATCGGCCACGTCTTCGGCAACGAGACCTTCATGCCCATCGCCAAGCGCTCGGTCTTCCTCGCCATCGCCACCATCATCTCCGGCTTCATGGTGATCGGCTTCGAGATCGAAAACCCCTGGCGCATGGCCATCTACAACGTCATCTCCCCCAACCTCACCTCCAACATCTGGTGGATGGGGACCCTCTACGGCGCCTACCTCTTCTTCATGCTCGTCGAATTCGCCTTGCTCCAGATCGGCCGCCACAAGGAGGCCGGCATGATGGGCCTCATGGGCGTCATCTCCGGTGTCGCCGCCCACAGCAACCTCGGCGCCGTCTTCGGCCTCCTCGGCGCCCGCGAGTTCTGGCACGGGCCCTACATGCCCATCTACTTCATCACCTCCGCCATGATGAGCGGCTGCGCCGCCATCCTCTTCTTCACCTGGATCGCCTACCGCGCCAACGGCTGGCAGATGAGCGACGAGATGAAAAAGGCCCTCTCCGCCACCGGAAAGCTCGGCGCCCTCCTCATGGCCGTCATCATGTTCTTCACCACCTGGAAGGTCCTCTCCGGCATCGCCGGACACCCCCCGGGAAAGTACGAGGCCATGATGGCCATCCTCAAGGGACCCTACGCCGCCAACTTCTGGGCCGGCGAGGTGCTGCTCGGCATGGTGGCCCCCTTCCTGCTCATCCTCGCCGTGCGCGCCCGGAACATGAAGGCCCTCTTCTGGGCCGGCGCCATGGGCATGGTGGGCATCTTCTTCATGCGCTACGACCTCGTCGTGGTGGGCCAGATCGTCCCCCACTTCCACGAGTACGGCATCGTGGGGCTGCCCGAGTACTTCTCCTACATGCCCTCCCTCCACGAGGTCATGATCACCCTGGGCGGCCTCAGCCTCTGCGCCCTGGCCTTCCTCACGGGGGAGAAGCTCTTCCGGGGCCACGTCTCGGAGGCCCACTAGGGGCCGCGGCCACGGCGCCATGACCGACCCCAGGGAAAAGACCCCCGGCCGCGGCACGGTGGA belongs to Dissulfurirhabdus thermomarina and includes:
- the nrfD gene encoding NrfD/PsrC family molybdoenzyme membrane anchor subunit, yielding MANQTAAIPVEKTLTVTSSRAYNAAVALFGLLTAVGVAFGIHAFFAGHEAVYGVTREVPWGLLIATYVFFVVTSTGLCLVSSIGHVFGNETFMPIAKRSVFLAIATIISGFMVIGFEIENPWRMAIYNVISPNLTSNIWWMGTLYGAYLFFMLVEFALLQIGRHKEAGMMGLMGVISGVAAHSNLGAVFGLLGAREFWHGPYMPIYFITSAMMSGCAAILFFTWIAYRANGWQMSDEMKKALSATGKLGALLMAVIMFFTTWKVLSGIAGHPPGKYEAMMAILKGPYAANFWAGEVLLGMVAPFLLILAVRARNMKALFWAGAMGMVGIFFMRYDLVVVGQIVPHFHEYGIVGLPEYFSYMPSLHEVMITLGGLSLCALAFLTGEKLFRGHVSEAH